The Acidobacteriota bacterium sequence CGCGGCGCTTGATTGAGGGTGTCCTGTCCTTCAATCATGACTCCTCCTCCCAGGGTTTTTGATTCCGGCTCCGGTCATCATATGAAACATTGACGCATTTTTCAATCTTTTCAGAAACTCAGGGCTGCCGATTTGAGCGGCAATGATTCCGGACAAGATATCACTTGAAGAGCGGCCGTGCGGACTGCGTGTTCAGAACGGAAAAACGACCGGCAGAAGCAGGATGCTTACGACGAGGACGATCAGAGAGATGGGCAGGCCGTTTTTCATGTAATCGCTGAAGCGGTAACCGCCGGGGCTCATGACCAGGACGTTGGCCGGGTGGGAGACGGGCGTCATGAAGCTCGATGCCACGGCATAGGCGATCGCCATAATAAAGGGATAAGGGGAGACTTCCAGGCTGAAGGCGGTGGCTAGAGCGATCGGGGTCATGACGACCGCGTTGACGGCGCTGGGAATGAACTGATTGATGATCAAGGTCAGGGCCATGAGTCCCGCCATGACGGCCGTCGGGCCATAAGGTCCCGATGCTGAGACGACTCCCCCGGCCAACAGCTCCGCGGCGCCGGTCTGCTGCATGGCGAATCCCATGGGAAGCATCGCCGCGATCAGGAAAACGGCTTTCCATTCAATGGCCCGATAGGCCTCGTCCATCGTCAGACATCGGGTCAAGACCATAAAGGCGGCTCCGGCAATGGCGGCGATGGAGATGGGCAGCCAATTGAAAATGACGGTGGCGATGACGGACAGCATGATCAGGGAGGCGAGAGGCGCCTTCCTGATCCGCGGTTTTTCCTGGACGTCCAGGCGGAGAACGACGAAATCCCGCTCGCGGGCCAAAATTTCAAAACGCTCGATCGGGCCGTAGCACAACAGCGCGTCGCCGTATTGGAGAGGAAAGTCGGCCAATCCCGTCCGGTAGGATCGATCCCCCCGCCAGACGGCCAGGATCGAAATGCCGAATTTTTCACGGAACCGCAGATCCCGCAGGGTTTTTCCGGCAACCGTCGTGTAGGGCGAGAGCATGACCTCGATGATGGCCTGCGGGCCGGTTTCGAGTTCCGCCAGATCAACGCGGATATCCCGCAGGATTTTCAGGGATTGGAGGCCGCTCAGAACCTCGATGTCGGTCGGATGTCCGGAAACGATGAGCCGGTCCCCGGATTCGAGGCCTGTGTCGGGGTCGGGAAGCGGCCTTTCCTCGCCGCCGCGGATGATGTTCAGAACCGAGATGCCGTAAGCGTCTCCCAGTCTGGCTTCAGCGAGCGTTTTTCCGGCGAGTGCGGAGCCTTCGGGAATATCGAGAAAAAGAAGGCGGTCTTCGAGATGATATTCTCCGGCCTCTTCGATGCCCAACTCCCGGAATCCCGGCTGGTCCGAAAGAGCGTTCAGGTTTTCGACGGCGCCTTCGACCAGCAGGCGGTCGCCCGATGCGAGGGGCATGTCCTGCAGTTTGGTCCGGCGGACGATATCGCCGCGGCGGACGGCCAGGACATTCACCCCGGATTTCCGGCGGAAACCGGTTTGAGCCAGGGTCCGGCCGGCCAAAGCTGAAGATTCGCCGACGGTGAACTCGGCGAGGCCGATATTTTCCGATAGAAGACCCTTGACGGCGGGGACATCGGTTCTGACCGTGAAGACGGGCCGTTCGGCCAATTGGTCGAGTTGGTCCAAGCGGCCGAGTGCCAGCAGGCGGTCGCCGCCCTCCAGGACAAGATCGGCGTCGGGGCCGAGCTTTTCTCCGAAGCCGCGCTCGATGCTCAAAATATTCAAGCCCAGAGCCCGGCTGATGCGGCTTTCGGCCAGGGTTTTCCCGGCCAGGGCGCTGTCTTTCGGAAGAATGAGCATGGCCAGGCGTTCTTCGAGACCATAGAGTTTCCGTTGGTCCAGGAATGCAGGTCCGCTGTCCGAAACAGACCGATGAACCTGTTGCTCGGGTAAAAGCCGCCGTCCGATCAGCTTCATATAGAGGATGGAAACAATCAAAATGGCGAGGCCGATCGGAGTGAAATCGAACAAGCCCAAAGTGGGAAGGCCGGCTTCCCGCAGAAAGTCGCTGACGACAAGGTTCGAGGCCGTGCCGATCAAAACCAGCATTCCTCCCAGGAGAGAACCATAAGCCATGGGAAGAAGCAGGCGCGAAACGGCCCGTTGTGTCCTCCGTGCGATGTCGAGTGTCACGGGGAGGAACATGGCTGCGACTCCGATGTTGTTCATGAAACCCGAAAGAAGGGCGGTGCTGCTCATGAGAACCGTGACCAGGCGGCTTTCCGTTTTTCCGGCAAGACGCAGAATCTGGGCGCCCAGAACGGCGGCGACCCCGGTGCGGCTCAGCCCGGCCGAAAGGATGAAGACGGCCCAAATCGTGACGACCGCCGGGTTGGAAAATCCCGAGATCGCCTCAACCGGCGTCACCAGTCCGGAAACCGTCAGGCCGACAAGAACAAGGAGTGCCGTAAGATCCGGCCGCAACACCTCGGAGACAAAGAGCACAATGGCAACGAGGAGAATCCCGAACGTGAGCCCGATTTCGAAGGTCATGACGTCATGGAGTTTTCAGGCGTTCGCGGATCCGATCGACGGCGGCCAGAGCCTCGTCCCGAATCGATGCGTCTCCGATCTGAGAGGCCGCGAGAGCCAGAGCTTCGGGCGAGGGGAATCCCGGCAGGGCGCCCAGAACGAGCCGTTTTTCCTCCGGTCGTTCGCAGAGAGAGAGGGCTTCCGCCAGGTCGGCGGCGACGCCTTTCGGCGCCCGGTGGCGTTCGAGGCCGATCATGCGCACGAAAGCCCTCATGGCGAGAACGCGAAGCGTGAGGTTCGGGGAGGATCGGACGATATCCAGAACATCGTCCCGGGCGGTCGCCGTCGGCCAGTCGATCAAGGTCCGCGCCGCAGCCTCGGCCGCCGTGTTGTCGGGATCGTCCAGGAACCCGCGGACGATGGGCAGCGAGGCGTCATCGCCGATCCGCCCGAGAAGGCGGAGGAGCATGGCGATCCGCTCGCTATCGGTTTCTTTTTCGAGGAGAGTCCGGACCGGAGCGGACCTCATGCCGGGCCGTGGTATGGCCAGGGAAACGATCGAGACCGTCGACAAGAGCTCCTCGCGGGTGAGGGAATCGTCATTGAAAAGCATGAGATCGATAAGATCGTCCATGTCCGCCGGCGAGGCGAGGGCTTTCAAGGCCCGAGCCGCCTGCAGACGAACGGTTGGAGAGGCTGTCGCGGCATGCCGCATGAGACTGTCCTTCACGCCGGTAAGCCGGCGCTCTCCCGCAGCCAGGATGAGTTCGCCGAGGACTTTGTCGTCCCGGGTTTTTTCGAGAAGCGAATAGACGGCCTCTTCGGCGCCGGCGCCCCGGATCCTCCACAGGCTTTCCCGGGCGGCGGTCTGTTCGGCGCCCCGGGTCGCGGCCGCTCTTTCGGCCAGGAAGGTGACGGCCGAGGCATCGCCGACGGACTCAAGGGTGCGGAGAGCCGCGATGCGGACGTCGAGGGATGTGTCCCCGGCAGCGCGACGGACCGCGACGAGAACTTCTGGAGTCGAAAAATCGGAAAGCGCGGCGACCAAAGGAATTCGTCCCGCCTCGGGAAGCCTTTCGAGATAGGGAAGGACGGAGCCGATGGATGAGGCATCGAAAACCGATGAAACGAGCGACGCCGCATCGATCTGAAGATCAGGGTTCGAAGATGCGAAGGCATCCAGGATGATCTTGGGCGCATCTTTTCCGGCGGCGGCGATCTTACCCCGGAAGGCGGCGCTGCGGATGGAGGGAGAGATTTCGGTTGACAGCACGGTTTCATAGATCGATGCGGCTTCGATCGGACGCTCTTCTTTCAGACGGCGATCGGCGCAGGTCAGGAGGCCTGCGGCTGCAGCGGTTTTCAAGGTTTCCGCTCCGTTTTCCAGAATGTCCAGGAGCACGGCCTCGGCTTCGGTTCCTCCTATCGTGCCCAGAGCTTCAACGGCGGCGCGGGCCGCCGGCCCGGAATCCGGGGCCGAGGCGATTCGCGATAATGCGGGGACGGCGGCTGAGGAACCGCGGCCGCCCAGTGAGGACACAACCCCGATTATCATCTCGCCTTCGACCGTCTCCAGCGCCGAAAGAAGAGCCCTCTCCGCCTCCTCTCCGGGAATGATTTCCAGAGCGTAACGCGCCATGTCCGATGTCTCGGAGCGAACGAGCATCGAGGATAAAACGGGAACCGAGTCGGAAGACCCGATCAGTCGCAGGTTTCGGCAGACGGCCGCTTTGCCGGACGATGTGGCTTCGCCCTGAAGAAAAGCAACCAGGGAAGACTCGATCTCGGCCAAAGCCGCGGAATCGTCCAGGCGTGAAGCGATATAGGCCTGCAGCCGGAGCGGCGCGCCCTCGCCTTCGGCCCAGTCGTGGACGGCGAGATCGCGGAGGATTGCGGAGAGGTCTTCCGTATTCGGGTCCGCGTATCCCGCGGCCGGGAAAACGATGAAGAGAATCAGGACGGCGATAAGGATGAATCGTTTTGTGTTCATTGTTCTCCGCATCCTTTCCCTAAGCCGGGAGCTGCCAGGGTTTCCGGTAGGCGCGGGCCAGAAGCCGCTCGACCCCGGGGTCTCCGATAAGGGTTTCCGAAGCCGGGTCCCAGCGGATTTTCCGGCCGGCGGCGATGGCTGCAACGGCCAGATGGCCGACACTGGCCGACCGGTGGGCCGCCGTGCAGGGCGTGATCGTCGGGCGCCGGCTGCGAATGCCGTCCAGGAAATTCCCGGCGTGATCCCGGCTCTTCTCCAGGCGGATTTCCTCCGGACCGACGGTCTCTCTTTTCAACCCGGCCGGTTCGCACTCGAATTCCCCCCGGTCGACCCAGATCCAACCCCGCTCTCCGATCCATTTCGTTCCGCTCCAGATGTCCGGGTGTCCGCCGGCGATGATCATGGGCGTTCCGTCGGCATAGACGGCTTCCACGCGATAGCGGGTCGGGCTGTTGTAAATGCCCGATGTCGGGAATTCGGCCGTGCCTTCGACGGAGACGGGGCCGGTGTCGTCCCAGCCCATGCCCCAGTGGGCGATGTCGACGTGGTGGCCGACCCAGTCCATGAGCTGGCCGCCGCCGAAATCCATGTTCCAGCGCCAGTTCATGTGGACACGGGCCTTGCAGTAAGGCTGCCAGGGGGCGGGGCCGACCCAGAAATCGTAATCCAGATTGGGAGGAGGCGGCACGAGATCCTCTTCTCCGAAGGTCCCGGCGAAATCATAGTGGCCCGAGGGCAGCCCGACTTCGATTCTCATGATGCGGCCGAGGCGGCCGTTGCGGACAAGCTCGCAAGCCTGGTGGAAATTTTCCACTGATCTCTGCCAGGACCCCGTCTGCCAGACCCGGCCGTAGCGTTTGACGGCCGCACAGAGAGCCTGCCCCTCGCGGAGACTGTGGGTCAGGGGCTTCTCGCCGAAGACGTCGAGTCCGGCCCGGAGCGCGGCGATCGACAGGATGGCGTGCCAGTGGTCGGGCACGGCGATGGACACGGCGTCGAGGTCGTCTCGGGCGTAGAGGTCGCGAAAGTCGTGGTAGGTCGCGCAGGATGTGCTGCCGTACATGCTGTCGACGATCCTCTTGGCCATGGCCAGGGGTTCCTTGTCGATGTCGCAGACGGCGACCCACTGGACTTCGTTCTTCTCGAGGAAGCTGCGCATGTTGCCCGGGCCCTGCATGCCGAAACCGATGCCGGCCATGACGATGCGGTTCGAGGGCGCGACCGCCCCGTCCTTGCCCAGGGCCGAGGCGGGAACGATGGCCGGAAATCCGGCCGCCCCGGCCGCGGCCAGCGCGGCCGTTTTTAAAAATTTGCGACGCTTCATAGTAACCTCCGGCCGGCTAGATGAGAGGAGTGACGCCGGGTATTGCGACAGGATCGACCGGGTTCGGTCCAAACTCGAGTTTGGGCGGGACCAGATCGAGCTTGGAGGCGTTCATCGCCCAATCCCAGGATATGGCCCGTCCCGTGTAGGCGCTCATGCGTCCGAGAATTGCGCAGAGAGTGCTTTCGGCGACCTGGCGTCCTTCGTTGAGGGGTTTTCCGAATCGGATGCTCGCAATGAGGTCGGCATGCTCCTGAACGAAGGGATTGATCTCTTCGCCCTCGAATTTCCAGGCGTTCGGGCCGGAGATTTGGCCATAGCCGAAGGCGTGGCCACTGGTTCCCACAATCCGCTCCTCGATGCGGTCGGCACAGCCGGGGGTCTGGCGGCACATGCTCATGACCCGGACGCCGTTCGGATACTCGAACTCGACGGCGAAGTGATCGTAGATGTTGCCGTATTCGGGGGCCGTCCGGACTTCGCGTCCGCCCATTCCCATGACCCGGACCGGCAGAGCGCCGATCGCCCAGTTGATGACATCGATGTTGTGGATGTGCTGCTCGACGATGTGGTCGCCCGAGGTCCAGCTGAAGTAGAGCCAGTTCCGGCACTGCCATTCCATGTCGCTCATTTCGGGGGTCTGTTTGACGACCCAGAGCTCGCCCTGGTTCCAGTAGCACTGGCCGCCGACGATCTCGCCGATGGCCCCGTCGCGAATGCGTTTCATGAGCTCCCGATAGCTCTGCTGATGACGGCGCTGGGTTCCCGCCACGACGGCCAGGCCTTTTTGAGCCGCAAGTTCCGAGCTTGCGATCACGGATCGGACGCCGATGGGATCCACGGCCACGGGCTTTTCC is a genomic window containing:
- a CDS encoding SLC13 family permease; protein product: MTFEIGLTFGILLVAIVLFVSEVLRPDLTALLVLVGLTVSGLVTPVEAISGFSNPAVVTIWAVFILSAGLSRTGVAAVLGAQILRLAGKTESRLVTVLMSSTALLSGFMNNIGVAAMFLPVTLDIARRTQRAVSRLLLPMAYGSLLGGMLVLIGTASNLVVSDFLREAGLPTLGLFDFTPIGLAILIVSILYMKLIGRRLLPEQQVHRSVSDSGPAFLDQRKLYGLEERLAMLILPKDSALAGKTLAESRISRALGLNILSIERGFGEKLGPDADLVLEGGDRLLALGRLDQLDQLAERPVFTVRTDVPAVKGLLSENIGLAEFTVGESSALAGRTLAQTGFRRKSGVNVLAVRRGDIVRRTKLQDMPLASGDRLLVEGAVENLNALSDQPGFRELGIEEAGEYHLEDRLLFLDIPEGSALAGKTLAEARLGDAYGISVLNIIRGGEERPLPDPDTGLESGDRLIVSGHPTDIEVLSGLQSLKILRDIRVDLAELETGPQAIIEVMLSPYTTVAGKTLRDLRFREKFGISILAVWRGDRSYRTGLADFPLQYGDALLCYGPIERFEILARERDFVVLRLDVQEKPRIRKAPLASLIMLSVIATVIFNWLPISIAAIAGAAFMVLTRCLTMDEAYRAIEWKAVFLIAAMLPMGFAMQQTGAAELLAGGVVSASGPYGPTAVMAGLMALTLIINQFIPSAVNAVVMTPIALATAFSLEVSPYPFIMAIAYAVASSFMTPVSHPANVLVMSPGGYRFSDYMKNGLPISLIVLVVSILLLPVVFPF
- a CDS encoding Gfo/Idh/MocA family oxidoreductase, translating into MKRRKFLKTAALAAAGAAGFPAIVPASALGKDGAVAPSNRIVMAGIGFGMQGPGNMRSFLEKNEVQWVAVCDIDKEPLAMAKRIVDSMYGSTSCATYHDFRDLYARDDLDAVSIAVPDHWHAILSIAALRAGLDVFGEKPLTHSLREGQALCAAVKRYGRVWQTGSWQRSVENFHQACELVRNGRLGRIMRIEVGLPSGHYDFAGTFGEEDLVPPPPNLDYDFWVGPAPWQPYCKARVHMNWRWNMDFGGGQLMDWVGHHVDIAHWGMGWDDTGPVSVEGTAEFPTSGIYNSPTRYRVEAVYADGTPMIIAGGHPDIWSGTKWIGERGWIWVDRGEFECEPAGLKRETVGPEEIRLEKSRDHAGNFLDGIRSRRPTITPCTAAHRSASVGHLAVAAIAAGRKIRWDPASETLIGDPGVERLLARAYRKPWQLPA
- a CDS encoding Gfo/Idh/MocA family oxidoreductase; this encodes MSDTTNGRSGNSGLTRRDFLKTSAAVSLAAAIPGGLGLHAGGSDTIRIGIIGCGGRGTGAAIDAVNSSPGVEILALHDLFPDRIERSLTRLHERVPDAVKVKPETCFTGFDGYRKLLALKDINYIVTAAPPGFRPAHFQAIVEAGKNVFMEKPVAVDPIGVRSVIASSELAAQKGLAVVAGTQRRHQQSYRELMKRIRDGAIGEIVGGQCYWNQGELWVVKQTPEMSDMEWQCRNWLYFSWTSGDHIVEQHIHNIDVINWAIGALPVRVMGMGGREVRTAPEYGNIYDHFAVEFEYPNGVRVMSMCRQTPGCADRIEERIVGTSGHAFGYGQISGPNAWKFEGEEINPFVQEHADLIASIRFGKPLNEGRQVAESTLCAILGRMSAYTGRAISWDWAMNASKLDLVPPKLEFGPNPVDPVAIPGVTPLI